A stretch of the Oncorhynchus clarkii lewisi isolate Uvic-CL-2024 chromosome 9, UVic_Ocla_1.0, whole genome shotgun sequence genome encodes the following:
- the LOC139416312 gene encoding SPRY domain-containing protein 4-like isoform X1 — MAMPLGLGQYCSLAGRVMGALSRRQTRGTLLPAIRWYITQTAGNNVQFKLDDRTAHSSLDLFKKDTGVIYRILGLDPSHVQQNPERFRDWAVVFGDGRITGGRHYWEVTVKKSSEFRLGVAEAAMSRDDCVGTNRSSWVFGYVQRKWFAMTTNQRVPVPLVGKPDRVGILLDYEAGLIGLVDIPKAKVIHSMRVTFRGPLCPAFGLWDGELLTHSGLEEPEGLK; from the exons ATGGCGATGCCCCTTGGCTTGGGACAATATTGTAGCTTGGCAGGACGAGTTATGGGCGCATTGTCCCGCAGACAAACACGTGGGACACTTCTTCCAGCGATAAGATGGTATATTACCCAAACGGCAGGCAATA ACGTGCAGTTTAAGCTGGACGACAGGACAGCCCACAGCAGTCTGGACCTCTTTAAGAAGGACACAGGTGTCATCTATCGCATCCTGGGCCTAGACCCCAGCCATGTCCAACAGAACCCTGAGCGCTTCCGTGATTGGGCCGTGGTGTTCGGAGACGGGCGAATCACAGGCGGCCGCCACTACTGGGAGGTGACAGTGAAGAAGTCGTCAGAGTTCCGTTTAGGCGTGGCCGAGGCGGCGATGTCACGGGACGACTGCGTAGGCACCAACCGCTCCTCCTGGGTGTTCGGCTACGTCCAGCGCAAGTGGTTCGCCATGACAACCAACCAGAGGGTGCCAGTGCCTCTGGTGGGTAAGCCTGATCGCGTGGGCATCCTGTTAGACTATGAGGCCGGCCTTATAGGCCTGGTGGATATCCCAAAGGCCAAGGTGATCCACAGCATGAGGGTCACGTTCAGGGGGCCTCTCTGCCCAGCGTTTGGCTTGTGGGATGGAGAGCTGCTTACACACTCAGGTCTGGAGGAGCCTGAAGGCTTGAAGTGA
- the LOC139416312 gene encoding SPRY domain-containing protein 4-like isoform X2, translating to MSYVQFKLDDRTAHSSLDLFKKDTGVIYRILGLDPSHVQQNPERFRDWAVVFGDGRITGGRHYWEVTVKKSSEFRLGVAEAAMSRDDCVGTNRSSWVFGYVQRKWFAMTTNQRVPVPLVGKPDRVGILLDYEAGLIGLVDIPKAKVIHSMRVTFRGPLCPAFGLWDGELLTHSGLEEPEGLK from the exons ATGTCAT ACGTGCAGTTTAAGCTGGACGACAGGACAGCCCACAGCAGTCTGGACCTCTTTAAGAAGGACACAGGTGTCATCTATCGCATCCTGGGCCTAGACCCCAGCCATGTCCAACAGAACCCTGAGCGCTTCCGTGATTGGGCCGTGGTGTTCGGAGACGGGCGAATCACAGGCGGCCGCCACTACTGGGAGGTGACAGTGAAGAAGTCGTCAGAGTTCCGTTTAGGCGTGGCCGAGGCGGCGATGTCACGGGACGACTGCGTAGGCACCAACCGCTCCTCCTGGGTGTTCGGCTACGTCCAGCGCAAGTGGTTCGCCATGACAACCAACCAGAGGGTGCCAGTGCCTCTGGTGGGTAAGCCTGATCGCGTGGGCATCCTGTTAGACTATGAGGCCGGCCTTATAGGCCTGGTGGATATCCCAAAGGCCAAGGTGATCCACAGCATGAGGGTCACGTTCAGGGGGCCTCTCTGCCCAGCGTTTGGCTTGTGGGATGGAGAGCTGCTTACACACTCAGGTCTGGAGGAGCCTGAAGGCTTGAAGTGA